One part of the Bacteroidota bacterium genome encodes these proteins:
- a CDS encoding T9SS type A sorting domain-containing protein, whose amino-acid sequence MTSSLFPRLFTPVYAAALLSVVLMQGLLWVTDSISVKITKIPKRDRMDLAMRHEFDLTRDPATMSIPRERLWNAINYAEQLRAASQVGKVAGALSINWTERGPSNVGGRTRAIMVDLNDPTYKTVFSAGVGGGLWKTSDITVAAPVWTPVNDLFSNIAITALCQHPTTRNIIYFGTGEGWFNADAIRGDGIWKSTDGGLTFTQLAATAGLANFRYVNRMIIHPPTGDVYAATNGGLFRSQNGGTTWTEVLGNGNGSTVDFIGDVDLAADNAIIAATGSIFSGADGVYRSPNGNAGTFTKLNTGANGFPTTGFERIEIAAAPSNAAVIYALTMSAATYGVGGIYKTTNSGTTWTSCTLPTDADPGIAGEFTRGQAWYDLTIGVDPNDPNTVLVGGIDLFKSTNSGTTWTQLCHWYGGFGYQNVHADQHAIVFQPGSSNVIYFGNDGGIYRTANAGTTIDFKSYNYNITQYYACAMNPAIGSNQFMAGAQDNGTQQYSVPGINTTIEVTGGDGAYCHIDQSDPNYQFSSYVYNNIYRSTDGGGSFASIRANNNGSFINPSDFDDTNNNFYASYTGGNYTRLLNAHTSTTWTNVAIAAFNAGRVTAVKVAPVTAHRVFFGLNNGRVVRVDNANAATPTATHINAGAGMPTSASISCIEVEKDDDNHLLVTYSNYGVNSVWETKNGGTTWTSVEGNLPDMPIRWSLFNPSDSSEALLATEVGIWSTDELNGGATVWGPSNSGLANVRTDMLQLRSSDNMIIAATHGRGLYSTDHFSPARADFSADRFVIYTGKGIQFTNGSVKATSWAWNFGDGFTSILSNPVHTYNTPGVYTVSLSINGGGGALTNTKTAYITVLPNRGTPYTIAAGGNFDTNPNDFAGDYTGGTRWQRGNSAVAGKNSTRSGSSAWVTNLTGNYTDNAYCNLYTPNYNFSAAGTYTLNFYRKNSFEIAYDGFRVEYSLNKGDSWTILGTTGAGWYDFANGGGGTAFPVGEPFFNSTQSAFTLATRNVSFLAGNPNVAFRFVFRSDGVVTTPGVALDDFEIIGPSNIPLPVTMGSFTGKAEETTNLLEWTTLSELNNDGFFVQRSAEGNQFEEIGFTKGIGNSTLANNYVFRDENPLQQLLSYYRLRQIDYNGAEKYSKTIAIKRGNEGSGSILVFPMPFKDHINILFRSEKNHIANLKIYNLKGQVVYEQQIITESALFRLPLERDKFESGVYLLSIEEAGVVYSTKLIRSSTN is encoded by the coding sequence ATGACCTCTTCGCTCTTCCCGCGATTATTCACCCCGGTTTATGCTGCTGCCCTCCTTTCGGTTGTGTTGATGCAGGGATTATTATGGGTCACTGACAGCATCTCCGTTAAAATTACTAAAATTCCTAAGCGCGATCGGATGGATCTCGCCATGCGGCATGAATTTGATCTCACCCGCGATCCGGCCACGATGAGTATTCCGAGGGAACGCTTATGGAACGCCATCAATTATGCTGAACAGCTACGGGCGGCTAGTCAGGTGGGCAAGGTAGCAGGGGCTTTAAGTATCAACTGGACAGAACGCGGTCCATCTAACGTTGGTGGACGTACGCGAGCGATCATGGTGGATCTGAATGACCCCACTTACAAAACGGTTTTTTCGGCCGGAGTGGGCGGCGGACTCTGGAAGACCAGTGACATCACTGTAGCAGCACCGGTATGGACACCCGTCAATGATTTATTCTCCAACATTGCTATTACTGCACTTTGTCAGCATCCAACAACGCGGAATATTATTTATTTTGGAACGGGCGAAGGATGGTTCAACGCGGATGCTATTCGCGGCGATGGCATCTGGAAGAGTACGGATGGAGGTCTCACTTTTACACAGCTTGCAGCTACTGCCGGGTTAGCCAATTTCCGATATGTAAACAGAATGATTATTCACCCTCCCACGGGAGATGTTTATGCGGCCACCAATGGCGGACTCTTTCGTTCTCAAAACGGAGGCACGACCTGGACCGAAGTGCTGGGTAACGGCAACGGCTCTACGGTGGATTTCATAGGAGATGTGGATCTGGCAGCAGACAATGCCATCATCGCGGCTACAGGATCCATTTTCAGTGGTGCGGATGGTGTGTACCGGTCACCTAACGGTAATGCAGGTACGTTTACAAAACTCAACACCGGCGCCAATGGCTTTCCGACAACGGGTTTTGAAAGAATTGAAATTGCAGCTGCTCCGTCGAATGCCGCTGTCATCTATGCGCTTACTATGAGTGCTGCTACTTACGGTGTAGGAGGAATTTATAAAACCACCAACTCCGGAACGACCTGGACCAGTTGCACCCTTCCTACCGACGCGGATCCCGGAATAGCCGGCGAATTTACGAGAGGTCAGGCCTGGTATGATCTTACTATTGGTGTAGATCCCAATGATCCCAACACGGTGTTAGTAGGTGGCATTGACCTATTCAAAAGCACCAATAGTGGTACTACCTGGACTCAACTTTGTCATTGGTACGGTGGATTCGGATACCAGAATGTACATGCGGATCAACACGCCATCGTCTTTCAACCCGGATCTTCCAATGTCATTTATTTTGGCAATGATGGAGGGATCTATCGCACTGCGAATGCCGGAACCACCATTGATTTCAAATCCTACAATTACAACATCACCCAATACTATGCCTGTGCCATGAATCCTGCAATAGGCTCCAATCAATTCATGGCCGGAGCGCAGGACAATGGTACGCAGCAATACAGTGTACCGGGCATCAACACTACCATCGAAGTGACCGGTGGAGATGGTGCCTATTGCCATATTGATCAAAGTGATCCCAACTATCAGTTCTCCTCCTATGTTTACAACAACATCTACAGAAGTACGGATGGAGGAGGATCCTTCGCTTCCATTCGCGCGAACAACAATGGATCTTTCATCAATCCCAGTGATTTTGATGATACCAACAATAACTTCTACGCATCCTACACGGGCGGAAATTATACCCGCTTGCTCAATGCCCATACTTCCACTACCTGGACAAATGTCGCTATAGCCGCCTTCAATGCCGGACGAGTGACTGCAGTAAAAGTAGCTCCGGTTACGGCGCATCGTGTTTTCTTCGGACTCAACAACGGAAGAGTAGTTCGGGTGGACAATGCCAATGCCGCCACACCAACAGCCACACATATTAATGCCGGAGCAGGTATGCCCACATCAGCATCCATCTCCTGCATAGAAGTGGAAAAGGATGATGACAATCATTTGCTGGTCACCTATAGCAATTATGGTGTGAACAGTGTTTGGGAAACGAAGAACGGAGGAACAACCTGGACATCGGTAGAAGGGAATCTACCGGATATGCCTATCCGCTGGTCACTTTTCAATCCATCTGACAGCTCTGAAGCTTTACTGGCTACAGAAGTAGGCATCTGGAGCACCGACGAATTAAATGGCGGAGCGACGGTTTGGGGACCTTCCAACAGCGGTCTGGCCAATGTACGCACCGACATGCTGCAATTGCGCAGTTCTGACAATATGATCATTGCGGCTACTCATGGCCGTGGGTTGTATTCCACGGATCATTTCTCGCCGGCCCGTGCGGATTTCAGTGCCGACCGTTTTGTCATCTATACCGGTAAAGGCATCCAATTCACAAATGGTTCTGTAAAAGCTACATCGTGGGCGTGGAATTTCGGAGATGGGTTCACTTCCATCCTATCGAATCCGGTGCATACTTACAATACACCCGGCGTATATACGGTGAGTCTGAGCATCAATGGAGGTGGAGGAGCACTGACAAATACTAAAACCGCCTATATAACGGTACTGCCTAACCGCGGAACACCTTATACGATTGCGGCCGGAGGAAACTTCGACACCAATCCCAATGATTTTGCCGGAGATTATACAGGAGGCACCCGCTGGCAGAGAGGAAACAGCGCTGTAGCAGGTAAGAACAGCACCCGTAGCGGAAGTTCAGCATGGGTGACGAATCTTACCGGCAACTATACTGATAATGCCTATTGCAATTTATATACACCCAATTACAACTTCTCAGCAGCCGGAACATATACACTTAATTTTTACCGGAAAAATAGTTTTGAAATTGCCTACGATGGATTCCGTGTTGAATATTCGCTGAACAAAGGAGATAGCTGGACGATCCTTGGAACTACCGGTGCAGGCTGGTATGATTTTGCCAATGGCGGAGGAGGCACTGCATTCCCTGTTGGTGAACCCTTCTTCAACTCCACGCAAAGTGCATTTACACTGGCCACGCGCAATGTATCTTTTCTGGCAGGGAATCCCAATGTTGCATTTCGTTTTGTATTTCGTTCAGATGGAGTGGTGACTACACCGGGTGTTGCCCTGGATGACTTTGAAATCATCGGACCTTCCAATATTCCTTTGCCCGTGACGATGGGTTCCTTTACCGGAAAGGCCGAAGAAACAACGAACTTATTGGAGTGGACCACTCTCAGTGAGCTAAACAATGATGGCTTCTTTGTCCAGCGGTCTGCTGAGGGAAATCAATTTGAAGAAATCGGATTTACCAAAGGAATAGGAAACAGCACACTCGCCAACAATTATGTGTTCCGGGATGAAAATCCTTTGCAGCAGTTATTGAGCTATTATCGTTTGCGACAGATAGACTATAACGGCGCCGAAAAATATTCAAAAACCATTGCCATCAAGCGCGGAAATGAAGGAAGCGGAAGTATCCTCGTTTTCCCTATGCCTTTCAAAGATCATATCAACATTCTCTTCCGCTCGGAAAAAAACCATATCGCTAACTTAAAAATCTATAATCTCAAAGGACAGGTCGTTTATGAGCAGCAGATCATTACTGAAAGTGCTTTATTCCGACTACCATTGGAGCGCGATAAATTTGAGTCCGGAGTCTATTTACTCAGCATTGAAGAAGCTGGTGTTGTTTACAGTACGAAACTGATTCGCTCCTCCACCAATTAG
- a CDS encoding ORF6N domain-containing protein, with translation MISIAPQDLSAHIYLIRGRNVLLDDYLAKLYGVSTKSLNQAVKRNPDRFPPDFMFQLSDNEWINLRSQNVTSNEIKEQGGRRLTETISLNLRIPKGIIVHRRLSRKHYAAFENDGYLSG, from the coding sequence ATGATATCTATTGCACCGCAGGACTTATCAGCACATATCTATCTGATCCGCGGAAGAAACGTGTTACTGGATGATTATCTGGCCAAATTGTATGGGGTTTCAACCAAATCCCTGAATCAGGCAGTGAAGCGGAACCCGGATCGGTTTCCACCTGATTTCATGTTCCAATTATCAGATAATGAATGGATTAACTTGAGGTCACAAAATGTGACCTCAAATGAAATAAAGGAACAGGGAGGCCGGCGTTTAACGGAGACTATTTCGCTAAATCTTCGAATTCCAAAGGGAATAATAGTACACAGACGGCTAAGCAGAAAACATTACGCAGCTTTTGAAAATGATGGTTATTTGAGTGGTTAA
- a CDS encoding T9SS type A sorting domain-containing protein — protein sequence MNFKSNSPQPGRQRNSNRTITRLSQKQKMLIGGVVSTLVIVLIVMVYQSTRTTPARAAVAGEYRSKTSGNWGTLATWEEYDGTNWVAATTTPVTADNIITIQNGHIVTVAASVSADQIVIENGGRINVNSGRTLTIANGTGTDMVNNGIIGNTGTITVSGGATINHAAGGTYMHLQNGGTIPNATWNATSNCNITNITTTLPSQISQNYGNLTWNCTGQTGVLTLNTNMSIQSDFTINSTGSSRLELNDGFTSRTFTIGGNYIQTGGNLRLTDGWTSGTMNITGSCSISGGELMGNNSNGNSTIAISSDLNISGTGLLILSSSSASSTATVNGNLSVTSGTLRLGESNGNGTLNVLGHFTHSGGTITETGSATYTVHFKGTTQQDFTSGGTVSNSVNFNVNTNAFLQMVAENTAISGGGTFTLSSAAKLGIKSANGITTSGGSGNIVVTGIRSYNTNADYLYNGTVGQSTGNGLPATNRNLTIDNAAGVTLTSSTATSGTLTLNAGNVTTNANTLTLGTSASVLGTLTRTSGHVVGNFRRWIDNITTSGIVFPVGTSSIYNGITIDFTSAPTEGTISSRFDTGFPGVYGLPVSDAGDECTTVGSGWWTMTGANGFSGGTATLSVIAEGFTGITDYTLLHLFRRDNNASVWEANGTHVAPGGSALVPEVNRSGVTAFGEFGITSSGVNPLPVKLLSFDVKERNKSAVITWSTGSEQNSDYFVVERSTDAGNYKLVQKVNAAGNSTSIRNYEIVDPQPFPGISYYRLVQVDRDGTKEVFAPKPFQLGNKNATALKQLTASPNPFRSDLNLNFESTVAGTLPMIISNQNGKQLYTSNISAQEGFNTISLPLAGQLSPGTYIVTIGEGESKVSTRIIKQ from the coding sequence ATGAATTTCAAATCCAATTCCCCTCAGCCGGGAAGACAGCGCAACAGCAACCGTACTATTACCCGTCTCAGCCAGAAACAAAAAATGCTGATCGGCGGAGTGGTCTCTACCCTTGTGATCGTTCTTATCGTAATGGTGTATCAATCTACCCGCACCACACCGGCGAGGGCAGCAGTTGCAGGAGAATACCGCTCCAAAACTTCAGGCAACTGGGGAACATTAGCGACATGGGAAGAATATGACGGGACCAACTGGGTGGCAGCAACCACTACTCCCGTTACTGCCGACAATATCATCACCATCCAGAACGGACATATTGTAACCGTGGCGGCGAGTGTTAGCGCCGACCAGATTGTTATTGAAAACGGCGGGAGAATAAACGTCAACAGCGGAAGAACGCTGACCATCGCGAATGGAACAGGTACCGATATGGTGAACAACGGTATCATTGGAAATACAGGAACAATTACAGTAAGTGGAGGTGCCACCATCAACCATGCTGCAGGTGGTACTTATATGCATTTACAAAATGGAGGAACTATTCCAAATGCAACATGGAATGCTACGTCCAATTGTAACATTACCAATATCACCACTACACTTCCCTCACAGATCAGCCAGAACTATGGAAATCTGACCTGGAACTGCACCGGGCAAACGGGAGTATTGACTTTAAATACAAACATGAGTATTCAAAGTGATTTTACCATAAACAGTACGGGCAGCAGTCGCTTAGAACTTAATGACGGGTTTACCTCCCGTACTTTTACTATCGGCGGCAACTATATACAAACAGGCGGAAACTTACGCTTAACTGATGGATGGACATCCGGAACGATGAACATTACAGGTAGCTGCTCCATTTCCGGCGGAGAGCTGATGGGAAATAACAGTAACGGTAATTCAACAATAGCTATCAGTAGTGATTTAAATATAAGTGGTACAGGATTGCTTATCCTCTCCAGTAGTTCAGCCAGTTCAACAGCTACTGTAAACGGCAACTTAAGTGTTACTTCCGGCACGCTCCGACTTGGTGAATCTAACGGCAACGGGACCTTAAACGTCCTCGGACACTTCACGCATAGCGGTGGGACCATTACCGAAACAGGAAGCGCAACTTATACTGTACACTTCAAAGGCACAACACAACAAGATTTTACTTCAGGAGGAACCGTTTCCAATTCTGTTAATTTTAACGTGAACACCAATGCATTTCTGCAAATGGTAGCTGAAAACACTGCTATAAGCGGCGGTGGAACATTTACACTCAGCAGCGCTGCTAAACTCGGAATTAAATCTGCCAATGGAATCACTACTTCAGGAGGAAGCGGAAATATTGTCGTCACCGGAATCAGAAGCTATAATACGAATGCTGACTACCTGTACAATGGAACTGTCGGCCAATCTACCGGCAATGGCTTACCGGCAACGAACAGAAATCTCACTATCGATAACGCCGCGGGCGTCACATTAACTTCTTCTACTGCCACGTCGGGAACACTTACCTTAAATGCCGGCAATGTTACTACCAACGCCAACACACTTACATTGGGCACATCGGCTTCCGTATTAGGTACTTTAACAAGAACCAGCGGACATGTGGTTGGAAACTTTAGAAGATGGATTGACAATATAACCACCTCAGGTATTGTATTCCCGGTGGGTACAAGCAGCATCTACAATGGCATTACTATCGACTTCACTTCCGCTCCTACGGAAGGAACCATCAGCTCACGTTTCGACACCGGATTTCCGGGCGTATATGGTTTGCCGGTGAGTGATGCAGGGGATGAATGCACTACAGTGGGTTCGGGTTGGTGGACGATGACGGGAGCAAATGGCTTCAGCGGCGGGACGGCAACCCTGTCAGTTATTGCAGAAGGATTTACAGGAATTACTGATTATACCTTACTGCATTTATTCCGCAGGGACAATAATGCTTCTGTATGGGAAGCGAACGGTACACATGTTGCACCTGGAGGATCCGCGTTAGTGCCGGAAGTAAACCGCAGTGGGGTAACAGCATTTGGTGAATTCGGAATTACATCAAGTGGTGTCAATCCTTTGCCTGTTAAATTACTCAGCTTTGATGTGAAAGAAAGAAATAAATCAGCAGTGATCACCTGGTCAACAGGCAGCGAACAAAACAGTGATTACTTTGTCGTGGAACGATCAACCGATGCCGGCAATTATAAGCTAGTGCAGAAAGTGAATGCGGCGGGCAACAGTACCTCCATCAGGAATTATGAAATCGTAGATCCACAACCTTTCCCCGGTATCAGCTATTACCGGCTAGTACAGGTAGACAGAGATGGTACAAAGGAAGTTTTCGCTCCTAAACCCTTTCAGTTGGGAAACAAAAATGCTACTGCTCTCAAACAATTAACTGCGAGCCCTAATCCCTTCCGTTCGGATCTCAACCTGAACTTCGAATCCACAGTGGCGGGTACATTACCGATGATCATCAGCAATCAAAATGGAAAACAACTTTATACGAGTAATATTTCCGCTCAGGAAGGATTTAACACCATCTCTCTCCCTTTAGCCGGACAACTCTCTCCGGGTACTTATATTGTTACCATTGGTGAAGGAGAGTCGAAAGTGAGTACGCGAATTATCAAGCAATAA